A part of Cyanobacteria bacterium GSL.Bin1 genomic DNA contains:
- a CDS encoding Uma2 family endonuclease, with amino-acid sequence MSLTIAKWTLDEYQRMIEVGLLDERRVELLNGEIVEMSPEGEPHAYYCTATKEYLTQLLGNQATIREGKPITIINSDSEPEPDLAIVEPLGREYLQYHPYPENIFWLIEFSNTSLEKDLTVKRKTYAAAGVREYWVRDLQHEALKVFREPTAGDYTVEMTLTTGIIHPVAFPEVEISVQRLFD; translated from the coding sequence ATGAGTCTAACTATTGCCAAGTGGACGCTTGATGAGTATCAACGCATGATTGAAGTCGGCTTGCTCGATGAGCGTCGAGTTGAACTTTTAAACGGAGAAATTGTTGAAATGTCCCCAGAGGGAGAACCTCATGCTTATTATTGCACTGCGACCAAAGAGTATCTAACACAACTCTTAGGAAATCAAGCAACGATTCGAGAAGGAAAACCCATTACTATTATCAATAGTGATTCTGAACCTGAACCCGATTTAGCCATTGTTGAACCTCTAGGGCGAGAATACCTGCAATATCATCCCTATCCAGAAAATATCTTTTGGTTGATTGAGTTTTCTAACACCAGCTTAGAAAAAGACCTCACGGTAAAACGGAAAACGTATGCTGCTGCGGGAGTTAGAGAATACTGGGTCCGAGATTTACAACATGAAGCGTTGAAAGTGTTTCGTGAACCGACAGCTGGCGATTATACGGTTGAGATGACTTTAACCACAGGAATAATTCATCCAGTTGCGTTTCCTGAAGTAGAGATTTCAGTCCAACGGTTATTCGATTAA
- the carA gene encoding glutamine-hydrolyzing carbamoyl-phosphate synthase small subunit, with the protein MINHQVEPALLVLEDGTVFRGKSFGAKGTTVGEVVFNTGMTGYQEVLTDPSYQGQIITFTYPELGNTGVNPDDEESDQPHVRGVIARNVCYFPSNWRSRASLPDYLKQHNIPGIYGIDTRALTRILRSSGAMNGAISSEILDEQELLKQVAAAPAMLGLNLVNEVTTKNVYEWSDPTAESWEFRPVMAADDPTPLTVVAIDFGIKRNILRRLASYGCRVIVVPAHTPPEAIDQYHPDGIFLSNGPGDPAAVTEGIETTKALLKAGKPMFGICMGHQILGLSLGAETFKLKFGHRGLNQPAGLQQKVEITSQNHGFAVTEDSLQADVEITHLNLNDRTVAGLRHKTLPIFSVQYHPEASPGPHDADYLFAQFVASMREHRQQTATTHL; encoded by the coding sequence ATGATCAATCATCAGGTAGAACCAGCTTTACTGGTGTTAGAAGACGGAACAGTATTTCGAGGGAAATCCTTTGGTGCGAAAGGAACAACGGTCGGTGAAGTGGTATTTAATACGGGGATGACCGGTTATCAGGAAGTCTTAACCGATCCCAGCTATCAGGGACAAATTATTACCTTTACTTATCCAGAATTAGGCAATACTGGGGTCAATCCAGATGATGAAGAGTCTGATCAGCCTCATGTCCGGGGCGTAATTGCCCGTAATGTTTGTTATTTTCCCAGCAATTGGCGATCGCGCGCTTCTCTCCCCGATTACCTCAAGCAACATAACATTCCTGGCATCTATGGCATTGACACCCGCGCCCTGACCCGCATTTTACGCTCTTCTGGAGCAATGAACGGGGCAATTTCTAGCGAAATTCTCGATGAGCAAGAACTCTTAAAACAGGTAGCAGCCGCCCCCGCCATGCTGGGCTTAAACCTCGTTAACGAAGTCACCACCAAAAACGTTTACGAATGGTCGGATCCCACAGCAGAAAGTTGGGAATTTCGCCCTGTGATGGCAGCAGATGACCCCACCCCGCTGACGGTAGTCGCCATTGATTTTGGGATTAAACGCAATATTTTACGTCGTCTGGCGAGTTATGGCTGTCGGGTCATTGTCGTTCCTGCCCATACGCCGCCCGAAGCAATTGATCAATATCATCCCGATGGCATTTTTCTCTCCAACGGACCGGGAGATCCGGCGGCAGTAACCGAAGGAATTGAAACCACAAAAGCCCTATTAAAAGCCGGAAAACCCATGTTTGGCATTTGCATGGGACACCAAATTCTCGGACTTTCCCTGGGGGCAGAAACATTTAAGCTCAAATTCGGACATCGCGGACTCAATCAACCGGCAGGGTTACAACAAAAGGTCGAAATTACCAGCCAAAATCATGGCTTTGCGGTTACTGAAGATTCATTACAAGCCGATGTCGAAATTACACATCTTAACTTAAATGACCGCACCGTCGCGGGATTACGGCATAAAACCCTACCCATTTTTTCCGTACAATATCATCCCGAAGCCAGCCCGGGTCCTCACGATGCCGATTATTTATTTGCCCAATTTGTGGCATCAATGCGGGAACATCGGCAACAAACAGCAACAACCCATCTGTGA
- a CDS encoding Uma2 family endonuclease → MGLTLAKWTLDEYQRMIEVGLLDERRVELLNGEIVEMSPEGEPHAYYRMETKDYLTRLLEGRAVIREAAPIIIPQNNSEPEPDLAIVAPLGREYLQHHPYPENIFWLIEFSNTSLEKDLTTKRKTYATAGIKEYWVRDLQHEQLKVFRDPTAGDYTSEMTLTVGKISPVAFPDVIVSVERLFY, encoded by the coding sequence ATGGGTCTAACTCTTGCCAAGTGGACGCTTGATGAGTATCAACGCATGATTGAAGTCGGCTTGCTCGATGAGCGTCGGGTTGAACTTTTAAACGGAGAAATTGTTGAAATGTCCCCAGAGGGTGAACCTCATGCTTATTACCGGATGGAAACGAAAGATTACTTAACCCGACTTCTAGAAGGTCGTGCTGTAATCCGAGAAGCTGCACCGATTATCATCCCTCAGAATAATTCTGAACCCGAACCGGATTTAGCGATTGTTGCCCCTTTGGGACGAGAATACTTGCAACATCATCCCTATCCGGAAAATATCTTTTGGTTGATTGAGTTTTCTAACACCAGCTTGGAGAAAGACCTCACGACTAAACGGAAAACGTATGCGACCGCCGGAATTAAGGAGTACTGGGTCAGAGATTTACAACATGAACAATTAAAAGTGTTTCGTGACCCCACTGCTGGCGATTATACGTCTGAAATGACCTTGACCGTGGGCAAAATTAGTCCCGTTGCCTTTCCTGATGTCATTGTTTCTGTTGAACGCTTATTCTATTAG
- a CDS encoding anti-sigma factor antagonist (This anti-anti-sigma factor, or anti-sigma factor antagonist, belongs to a family that includes characterized members SpoIIAA, RsbV, RsfA, and RsfB.), giving the protein MVYFVQAHDWLKTKEDIIPEPLNLTVSLRGTREIQENCQIFRLTGLLDAFSEPTFGKVIAKYIEEGPKNIILVLSQIDFVDSSGLGALVQLAKKAQTEGGTLQIVTNARVTQTVKLVRLEKFLSLQPSLEAALESLQ; this is encoded by the coding sequence ATTGTCTATTTTGTTCAAGCTCATGATTGGTTAAAAACTAAGGAGGATATTATTCCTGAACCACTCAACTTAACCGTTAGTTTGCGCGGAACGCGGGAAATTCAAGAGAACTGCCAGATTTTTCGTTTAACTGGCTTACTCGATGCGTTTTCCGAACCGACCTTTGGGAAAGTAATTGCCAAGTATATTGAGGAAGGACCGAAAAACATTATTTTGGTGCTTTCGCAAATTGATTTTGTCGATAGTTCTGGTTTGGGCGCTTTGGTTCAGCTTGCCAAAAAAGCTCAAACCGAAGGAGGGACTCTACAAATTGTTACCAATGCTCGGGTAACACAAACCGTCAAACTGGTTCGTTTAGAAAAGTTCCTTTCTTTACAACCGAGTCTCGAAGCTGCTTTGGAGTCTTTGCAATAA
- a CDS encoding ribonuclease III has translation MTPQTHQPNDSDSEVEFFSVVGGLDELPPLEQISPAGLAYIGDAVYELYVRLYYLLPQKQISQYHQLVVSEVRAENQAQQLEALLPFLTPSELEIVKRGRNAAAKRPRRLSAKIYQQATSLETLVGYLFLSDRDRLQSLLLSLQERQTSDNF, from the coding sequence TTGACACCGCAAACTCATCAACCCAATGATTCTGATTCCGAAGTGGAATTTTTTTCCGTAGTAGGGGGATTGGACGAATTACCCCCTCTCGAACAGATTTCCCCAGCAGGACTCGCTTATATTGGCGATGCCGTTTATGAGTTGTATGTGCGTCTCTATTATTTGTTACCGCAAAAACAGATTTCTCAATATCATCAATTGGTAGTGTCAGAAGTGCGAGCAGAAAATCAAGCGCAACAGCTAGAGGCGTTACTTCCTTTTTTAACTCCATCAGAACTGGAGATTGTCAAGCGAGGACGAAATGCCGCTGCGAAACGTCCCCGTCGGCTCTCTGCTAAAATTTATCAACAAGCAACCAGTTTAGAAACCCTCGTCGGATATCTTTTTTTAAGCGATCGCGATCGTTTACAATCGCTCCTGTTATCGTTACAAGAGAGGCAAACCTCTGATAACTTTTAA
- the rlmB gene encoding 23S rRNA (guanosine(2251)-2'-O)-methyltransferase RlmB, with the protein MSEKPRKGKPKTRKGKPFPASSRPKIKQPQTPQAPENDAENDDLIYGRHSVQAALEGDRQLNRIWITPKLRYSTTFNSLLQTAKKEGSIIDEVGIERLNQITRGANHQGVAAQVAPYPYLDLSELIEKARSITDQPMIIAAEGITDPQNLGSIIRTAEALGAQGVVIPQRRAVGITSTVMKVAAGALEYLPVARVVNFSRALEELKKAGFWVYGTVAEGGKLIAQASFDESVVLVVGGEAQGLSLLTQRHCDELVSIPLLGKTESLNAHIACAIALYEVSHRRQKKRLNLSQEAGKN; encoded by the coding sequence ATGAGTGAAAAACCCCGAAAGGGCAAACCCAAAACTAGGAAAGGAAAGCCTTTTCCTGCTTCAAGTCGTCCCAAGATTAAGCAACCTCAAACGCCTCAAGCGCCAGAAAATGATGCCGAAAACGATGATTTAATTTATGGTCGTCATTCTGTGCAAGCCGCTTTAGAAGGAGATCGTCAACTGAATCGGATTTGGATTACTCCCAAACTCCGTTACAGCACGACCTTTAATTCCTTATTACAAACGGCAAAAAAAGAAGGAAGCATTATTGATGAGGTGGGAATCGAGCGTTTAAATCAAATTACTCGCGGGGCAAACCACCAAGGGGTGGCGGCACAAGTTGCCCCCTATCCCTATTTAGATCTATCAGAGTTGATTGAAAAAGCCCGCTCAATTACGGATCAACCGATGATTATTGCCGCCGAGGGGATTACAGATCCTCAGAATTTAGGGTCAATTATTCGCACAGCAGAGGCACTGGGGGCGCAAGGAGTCGTGATTCCCCAACGACGCGCCGTGGGGATTACGTCCACAGTAATGAAAGTTGCAGCAGGGGCATTAGAATACTTGCCTGTCGCCCGGGTGGTGAATTTTTCTCGGGCTTTAGAAGAATTAAAAAAAGCTGGGTTTTGGGTTTATGGGACAGTGGCTGAAGGCGGAAAATTGATTGCTCAAGCGAGTTTTGATGAATCAGTGGTTCTGGTTGTCGGCGGAGAAGCCCAAGGGTTGAGTCTGTTAACGCAACGTCATTGTGATGAGCTGGTTTCCATTCCGTTGCTGGGAAAAACCGAAAGTTTAAATGCGCATATTGCTTGCGCGATCGCGCTGTATGAAGTGTCTCATCGTCGCCAAAAAAAACGCTTGAATCTTTCGCAAGAGGCTGGTAAAAATTAA